A section of the Nitrospirota bacterium genome encodes:
- a CDS encoding cyclic nucleotide-binding domain-containing protein gives MSSQNLQLSDLRKYKYFSSLSDNALEIFSKRIRMVHFPTGSEIIKEGTVGKSFYFVKEGQVEVTKKTKTGKEEKISVIGSGQGVGEMALLTGSVRASSVWAVTNVALYELSKADFEEIVLHEALFKSMLLDKVNSYKYYAAIKSLQPFELLPPDKMYALMEKLVEKRYSPGENIIVQGEKGNDYYIIKSGRVAVLKTKKGDDAPIQAALLGDGEAFGEEALIREDPRNATCQAIEETTLFVLDKKDFNQIVKASFLENIFPEDIPLDTYLNEYVIIDARIPAEYEEEHIYGAVNIPVETLREQCAVFDRMKQYITYCLNDSRGMVSAFLLKNRGFNAKCLRGGVSGWLGPVVTGSDGIYMPE, from the coding sequence ATGTCTTCACAAAATCTGCAACTTTCAGACCTTAGAAAATATAAATATTTTTCAAGTCTTTCCGATAATGCCCTTGAAATCTTTTCAAAAAGAATCAGAATGGTTCATTTCCCTACCGGCAGCGAGATCATAAAAGAAGGCACTGTGGGGAAGTCCTTCTATTTTGTGAAGGAAGGGCAGGTTGAGGTGACCAAAAAGACAAAAACAGGGAAGGAGGAGAAGATTTCCGTTATCGGCAGCGGTCAGGGCGTTGGCGAGATGGCGTTGCTGACCGGTTCTGTGCGCGCAAGCTCTGTCTGGGCAGTAACCAATGTTGCGCTCTATGAGTTGTCAAAGGCGGATTTTGAAGAAATTGTATTGCATGAAGCATTATTCAAAAGCATGCTTCTTGACAAGGTAAATAGTTATAAGTATTACGCTGCGATAAAGTCTCTCCAGCCGTTTGAACTTCTCCCGCCTGATAAAATGTATGCCCTTATGGAAAAGCTGGTGGAAAAGAGATATTCTCCCGGAGAAAATATCATAGTACAGGGAGAGAAGGGCAATGATTATTACATCATTAAATCAGGCCGTGTTGCAGTGTTAAAAACTAAAAAGGGTGACGATGCGCCAATACAGGCGGCGCTATTGGGAGACGGGGAGGCTTTTGGAGAGGAGGCTCTGATCCGGGAAGACCCGCGAAATGCAACCTGTCAGGCTATAGAGGAGACAACGCTTTTTGTACTGGATAAGAAAGATTTCAATCAGATTGTGAAGGCGTCGTTTTTGGAAAATATTTTTCCTGAAGATATTCCCCTAGATACATATCTAAATGAGTATGTGATCATAGATGCACGCATACCGGCTGAATATGAGGAAGAACATATTTATGGGGCAGTAAACATCCCGGTTGAAACATTACGCGAGCAATGTGCCGTATTTGACAGGATGAAACAATACATTACTTATTGTCTCAACGATTCAAGAGGAATGGTTTCAGCGTTTCTCCTTAAAAACCGCGGCTTCAATGCAAAATGCCTGAGGGGCGGGGTAAGCGGCTGGCTTGGCCCTGTAGTAACCGGCTCAGACGGCATCTATATGCCTGAATAG
- the yidC gene encoding membrane protein insertase YidC, whose protein sequence is MEKRTLLAVALSILVLVAFSYFFQPKNVPQPEQAQKAEPKSETAPAKETPSVAPQIPQVPVPVKTTGADITIETDLYKAVFTTNGAVIKSWELKKYKDKNGIALSMLKQPETIPPLSLLFEGAERDFPQRVTYQSNTDSLVLNKDKSKGEVILNYDYQGMRITKHFIFYNDGYNVDLSIETVNSPAYSLAVGTNFGVVEKADRLHRGPVILVDTDRSEFDEKLKETKNFTGNIFWIAQEDKYFTAAIVPRTAVLGATVWKDGTTPEIALKLSPQKQDFVLYAGPKEYDKLKALNLKLEHMVDFGWFTIVAMPLFWVLKFFYKFIGNYGWTIVLITIIVRIPFIPLLHKSQQTMKKMQDIQPQIAEMKERYKKDAQKMQKELMGLYKKHKVNPMGGCLPMLLQIPVFIALYNVLAKAIELRGAPFMWWITDLSVKDPYYIFPVVMGITMVIQQKMTPTTMDPMQAKMMMFMPIVFTFMFLSFPAGLVLYWLVNNLLAIAQQYYANKTMAHS, encoded by the coding sequence ATGGAAAAACGCACTCTTTTAGCCGTAGCGCTGTCAATTCTGGTTCTTGTCGCATTTTCATACTTTTTCCAGCCAAAGAATGTGCCGCAGCCTGAACAGGCTCAAAAAGCAGAACCAAAATCAGAAACAGCGCCTGCAAAAGAAACTCCGTCCGTTGCTCCGCAGATACCTCAAGTGCCCGTTCCCGTCAAGACAACTGGAGCGGATATTACCATTGAGACAGACCTTTATAAAGCAGTGTTTACAACTAACGGCGCAGTAATTAAATCATGGGAGCTTAAAAAATATAAAGATAAAAACGGCATTGCCCTTTCCATGTTAAAACAGCCGGAGACAATTCCTCCGCTTTCATTGCTGTTTGAAGGCGCAGAAAGGGACTTTCCTCAAAGAGTAACCTATCAGTCAAATACAGACAGTCTCGTCCTCAATAAAGATAAATCAAAAGGCGAGGTAATCCTTAATTACGACTATCAGGGAATGCGCATAACAAAACATTTTATCTTCTACAATGACGGTTACAATGTTGACCTCTCCATAGAGACAGTCAATTCACCCGCCTATTCGTTAGCCGTTGGGACCAATTTCGGCGTTGTTGAAAAAGCAGACAGGCTTCATCGGGGGCCCGTTATTCTTGTTGACACAGACAGGAGCGAGTTTGATGAAAAGCTGAAAGAAACAAAAAATTTCACTGGCAATATCTTCTGGATAGCGCAGGAAGATAAATATTTCACTGCCGCAATCGTCCCGCGTACGGCAGTTCTCGGCGCAACCGTCTGGAAGGACGGCACAACACCTGAGATTGCCCTGAAACTCAGCCCTCAGAAACAGGATTTTGTTTTATATGCAGGGCCCAAAGAATATGACAAGCTTAAGGCGCTGAATCTTAAGCTTGAACACATGGTTGATTTCGGCTGGTTTACAATCGTGGCAATGCCGCTTTTCTGGGTCTTGAAATTCTTTTATAAATTCATCGGCAATTATGGTTGGACCATAGTGCTTATCACCATAATAGTCAGAATACCGTTTATCCCCCTCCTGCACAAAAGCCAGCAGACAATGAAAAAAATGCAAGACATTCAGCCCCAGATTGCCGAAATGAAAGAGCGGTATAAAAAGGACGCACAGAAAATGCAGAAAGAACTCATGGGACTTTATAAGAAACACAAGGTAAATCCAATGGGCGGCTGTCTGCCGATGCTTCTTCAAATACCGGTTTTCATTGCCCTCTACAATGTCCTTGCAAAAGCCATTGAACTCAGGGGCGCGCCTTTTATGTGGTGGATAACCGACCTTTCGGTAAAAGACCCGTATTATATATTTCCGGTAGTCATGGGAATTACAATGGTAATCCAGCAGAAAATGACCCCGACAACCATGGACCCAATGCAGGCAAAGATGATGATGTTTATGCCGATTGTTTTCACATTCATGTTCTTATCCTTCCCGGCAGGTCTCGTCCTTTACTGGCTCGTGAATAATCTCCTTGCAATTGCACAGCAGTACTATGCGAATAAAACTATGGCTCATAGCTGA
- the mnmE gene encoding tRNA uridine-5-carboxymethylaminomethyl(34) synthesis GTPase MnmE, with amino-acid sequence MNCFDDTITAISTPSGKGGIGIVRLSGKNAIETAEKIFTSPKNKGLKQTPSHKIIYGHIINSNKEIVDEVLISIMRAPNTYTKENVVEINCHGGAVPLRRVLELVLKNGARLAMPGEFTQRALINGRIDLAQAEAVLDAINSATEQSQKAAMEQLSGGLSKKIHSLRDKLVELTAFVEAHIDFPEEDIESPSLSDMQKKALEICGEITKLIEGSRHGMILREGLKTAIIGRPNVGKSSLLNALLTHDRAIVTEMPGTTRDVIEEYLDINGFPVRIMDTAGIREAKDIAEKESVERSLSAMKGADLVVLVLDGSEDLHNTDRELIERSASQNTILVINKTDLKQKLNLKNVGQENVIPAKAGIQTSSPDTRSKSQANLIGVTRTFEHWIPGQARNDKPEQKIIKTSALTGAGLDELRNKIMNIISDAGGGEASHSRLVTNIRHVHALEKALASMNSFIEGVDNKLSPEFLSVELREALDALGEITGITTPEDILNKIFSDFCIGK; translated from the coding sequence ATGAATTGTTTTGACGACACCATAACCGCTATATCAACTCCCTCAGGCAAAGGAGGCATCGGGATTGTAAGACTGAGCGGCAAAAATGCAATAGAAACAGCAGAGAAGATATTCACCTCGCCAAAAAACAAGGGTCTTAAACAAACGCCCTCACATAAAATTATTTACGGCCATATCATAAATTCAAACAAAGAAATTGTGGATGAAGTATTAATCTCCATAATGCGCGCGCCCAATACATACACAAAAGAAAATGTTGTGGAAATAAACTGCCACGGCGGCGCTGTACCTCTCCGCAGGGTGCTGGAGCTCGTATTAAAAAACGGGGCAAGACTTGCAATGCCCGGAGAATTCACGCAAAGGGCTCTCATTAATGGACGAATTGACCTTGCTCAGGCAGAGGCGGTTCTGGATGCAATCAATTCAGCGACTGAGCAAAGTCAGAAGGCAGCAATGGAACAGCTTAGCGGAGGGCTTTCAAAAAAAATACATTCACTCAGGGATAAATTGGTTGAACTCACCGCTTTTGTTGAGGCGCACATTGATTTTCCTGAAGAAGACATAGAATCACCGTCTTTAAGCGATATGCAGAAAAAGGCTTTGGAAATATGCGGTGAAATTACAAAACTCATAGAAGGCTCAAGGCATGGAATGATTTTACGGGAAGGGCTTAAGACTGCTATCATCGGCCGGCCGAATGTTGGAAAATCCTCACTCCTTAATGCGCTTCTTACGCATGACCGGGCCATCGTGACTGAGATGCCGGGGACCACAAGAGATGTTATTGAAGAATATCTGGACATTAATGGTTTCCCGGTCAGGATTATGGACACCGCAGGCATCAGAGAGGCAAAAGACATTGCCGAAAAAGAAAGCGTGGAAAGAAGCCTCAGTGCCATGAAGGGAGCTGATCTGGTGGTCCTTGTCCTTGACGGAAGCGAAGACTTGCATAATACGGACAGGGAGTTGATTGAAAGGTCAGCTTCGCAAAACACAATATTAGTTATAAATAAAACAGACCTTAAGCAAAAATTAAACTTGAAAAACGTAGGACAAGAAAATGTCATTCCCGCGAAAGCGGGAATCCAGACGTCGTCTCCCGACACCCGATCTAAGTCGCAGGCAAACTTAATCGGGGTAACCAGAACTTTTGAACACTGGATTCCGGGTCAAGCCCGGAATGACAAACCAGAGCAAAAAATTATCAAAACCTCCGCTCTTACAGGCGCCGGTCTTGATGAATTAAGAAATAAGATAATGAACATAATTTCAGATGCCGGAGGCGGAGAGGCGTCACATTCCAGACTTGTAACAAACATCAGACACGTTCATGCGCTGGAAAAAGCGCTTGCCTCCATGAATTCATTTATTGAAGGCGTTGACAATAAGCTTTCACCTGAATTTCTCTCGGTTGAGCTCAGGGAAGCCCTTGACGCCCTCGGAGAGATAACCGGCATAACCACGCCCGAAGACATTTTGAATAAAATCTTCAGCGATTTTTGTATCGGGAAGTAA
- the yidD gene encoding membrane protein insertion efficiency factor YidD: MKNFVIIIINFYKKYLSPFLPASCRFYPSCSAYSLEAVKKHGIAKGLSFSAKRIVKCHPFHQGGYDPVPIYRDSQKAN, from the coding sequence TTGAAAAACTTTGTAATTATCATTATAAATTTTTACAAAAAATATTTATCTCCGTTTCTGCCGGCTTCATGCAGATTTTATCCATCCTGCTCGGCTTACAGTCTTGAGGCGGTAAAAAAACATGGTATTGCAAAAGGTCTGTCGTTTTCAGCAAAACGAATTGTAAAATGCCACCCCTTTCATCAGGGCGGATATGACCCGGTCCCGATATATCGGGATTCTCAAAAGGCAAACTGA